A single region of the Sulfitobacter geojensis genome encodes:
- a CDS encoding cytochrome P450, with the protein MSLPPKPPSRPRKVSLWRYAKLFRADILSAQPARLYRAWMAEFKTPFFRSYLINQPALIKTVLKDRPDDFPKSQRVSEGLRPLLGTGVFVSNGETWKRQRRIIDPAFEGGRLREVFPAMWAAAEAAAARIEPRVGEDLEIEAVTSHVAADVICRTLFSIPIEHHIARAVFDEFRVYQRSQPLLNLAAFIPLPRWMPRFFRRGTKASADKIRALITELTHQRTQDITAGTAPDDLASKIMTTADPVTGACFDESEMVDQVAIFFLAGHETSASALAWALYLLATHPEWQDRVAAEAQALENCDFNVMSKLRLSRDVFRETLRLYPPVPMMVREASCPERFRDRDVGKGSQIVLSPWHLHRHERLWDNPDGFDPARWQTENGKQCSREAYIPFSAGARVCTGAGFAMVEGPLILSRILRDFRVVADPARVPVPLAHLTVRSDKGIWLRLERR; encoded by the coding sequence ATGAGTTTGCCACCCAAACCGCCCAGCCGACCGCGCAAAGTGTCGCTTTGGCGATATGCCAAACTGTTTCGCGCCGACATTCTGTCCGCCCAGCCTGCGCGCCTTTATCGGGCGTGGATGGCGGAATTCAAAACGCCGTTTTTCCGCAGCTATCTGATCAACCAGCCGGCATTGATCAAAACAGTTCTGAAAGATCGCCCCGATGATTTCCCCAAGTCACAAAGGGTCAGTGAAGGGCTGCGCCCGCTGCTGGGCACGGGCGTGTTTGTGAGCAATGGCGAAACCTGGAAACGCCAGCGCCGTATCATTGATCCCGCATTCGAGGGCGGGCGTCTGCGGGAGGTATTTCCCGCCATGTGGGCGGCGGCCGAAGCCGCAGCGGCACGGATCGAACCGCGCGTTGGCGAGGATTTGGAGATTGAGGCAGTGACCAGTCATGTGGCCGCCGATGTGATTTGTCGCACGCTGTTTTCCATCCCCATAGAACATCACATCGCGCGGGCGGTGTTTGATGAATTCCGCGTCTATCAGCGCTCGCAGCCCCTGCTGAACCTCGCTGCCTTCATTCCGCTGCCGCGCTGGATGCCACGGTTTTTCCGCCGTGGAACCAAAGCAAGCGCCGATAAAATCCGCGCTTTGATCACCGAACTGACCCATCAACGCACGCAAGATATAACAGCGGGCACCGCGCCCGACGATCTGGCCTCCAAGATCATGACCACGGCAGATCCGGTCACAGGGGCCTGTTTTGACGAAAGCGAAATGGTTGATCAGGTCGCAATCTTTTTTCTGGCGGGGCATGAAACCAGCGCTTCGGCCCTGGCTTGGGCCCTGTATTTGCTCGCGACCCATCCTGAATGGCAGGACCGTGTCGCGGCGGAAGCGCAGGCGCTGGAAAATTGCGATTTCAATGTGATGTCTAAGCTGCGGCTCAGCCGAGATGTTTTTCGCGAAACGCTGCGCCTTTATCCGCCGGTGCCGATGATGGTGCGCGAGGCATCTTGCCCCGAACGGTTTCGGGACCGCGATGTGGGGAAGGGATCGCAAATTGTGCTCAGCCCGTGGCATCTGCACCGCCACGAACGGCTGTGGGACAATCCTGACGGCTTTGATCCGGCGCGATGGCAGACCGAAAATGGCAAGCAATGCAGCCGCGAGGCCTATATTCCCTTCTCGGCTGGTGCGCGGGTGTGCACGGGGGCCGGGTTCGCTATGGTCGAGGGGCCCTTGATTCTGTCGCGCATTTTGCGGGATTTCCGCGTGGTTGCTGACCCTGCGCGTGTGCCGGTGCCCTTGGCGCATCTGACCGTGCGGTCGGACAAGGGCATCTGGTTGCGGCTGGAACGGCGGTAG
- a CDS encoding fructose bisphosphate aldolase: protein MALNAAQKAQMESGKGFIAALDQSGGSTPKALSLYGVEPSDYNGDAEMFQAMHDMRARIILADAFTSEKVIGAILFERTMDGEINGKPVAQLLWEDRGVVPFLKIDKGLEDEANGVQVLKPMPELDGLLSRAAQAGIFGTKERSVIHAADEAGIEAVVAQQFDVARQVCAAGLVPIIEPEVNIQSQTKAEAEEMLASALMRHVETLTADEIVMLKLTLPEKAGIYDALADHANVLRVVALSGGYSTDEACARLGRNTKMIASFSRALTEGLNVKMTDDGFNAALGANIGKIFDASVA from the coding sequence ATGGCACTTAACGCAGCACAAAAAGCGCAGATGGAAAGCGGCAAGGGTTTTATTGCAGCGCTCGACCAGTCCGGCGGGTCCACCCCCAAGGCGCTGAGCCTTTATGGCGTTGAGCCAAGCGATTACAACGGTGACGCAGAGATGTTTCAAGCGATGCACGACATGCGTGCGCGTATCATTCTGGCGGATGCGTTTACCTCTGAAAAAGTGATCGGTGCGATCCTGTTCGAACGCACCATGGACGGGGAAATCAACGGCAAGCCGGTGGCGCAATTGCTATGGGAAGATCGCGGTGTTGTGCCGTTTCTCAAAATTGACAAAGGTTTGGAAGACGAAGCCAATGGTGTGCAGGTGCTGAAACCTATGCCCGAGCTGGACGGATTGCTGTCGCGCGCCGCGCAGGCGGGCATTTTCGGCACCAAGGAACGTTCGGTTATCCACGCGGCTGACGAGGCGGGGATCGAAGCGGTCGTGGCCCAACAGTTCGACGTGGCGCGGCAGGTTTGCGCCGCCGGACTTGTGCCGATCATCGAGCCTGAGGTGAACATCCAGTCGCAGACCAAGGCAGAAGCAGAAGAGATGCTGGCCAGCGCCCTGATGCGTCACGTCGAGACATTGACGGCGGACGAAATTGTCATGCTCAAACTGACCTTGCCGGAAAAGGCAGGCATTTATGACGCGCTGGCGGATCATGCCAATGTGCTGCGGGTCGTGGCGTTGTCGGGGGGCTATTCAACGGACGAGGCCTGCGCACGATTGGGGCGGAACACCAAGATGATCGCCAGCTTTTCACGCGCCTTGACCGAAGGGTTGAACGTGAAAATGACGGATGACGGTTTCAACGCGGCCTTGGGCGCGAATATCGGCAAGATTTTCGACGCATCGGTC